The genome window TGTCGTTGAATCAGCGCAATATACTGCCACGGTGGTTGATGTCGATCCATGCGGCCATCTGGTGATGCGACTTGAAAACGGAGATTTGGTCACTGAAAGCGGCGGGGAGATTATGTATCTGTAAAATAAAAGTAACTGCTCAGGTTGTCGGTTTACGGTTGACAGTTGACGGTGATTGGGGCCTGCCAATGGATGAGGACACACTGACATTGAGTATCATACGATGATTTATGACTAATCATGATTCTTTTACCGTAAACCGATAACTGATTACCGTTAACCTGTGTAGTTACAAATAAAATAGTAAATCCCTCCGAGGCCCCTTGCGGGAGGGGGAGTGTTTCTCAACAATTTGGCAGCGCTTTATAGCGTGTAAATATAACGTATTGCAGGAGTAGATCATGGGTTTTCGTTGTGGTATCGTTGGGTTGCCGAATGTCGGCAAGTCCACCATCTTTAATGCCTTAACCGCTGCTGGAATTGAGGCGGCCAATTATCCGTTCTGTACCATCGAGCCGAATGTCGGCATGGTTTCGGTTCCTGATCCCAGGCTTGATAAGTTGGCAGCCCTGGCTAAGACCAAACGGACGGTCTATGCGCAGATGGAGTTTGTTGATATTGCCGGTCTGGTGAGTGGGGCCAGCAAGGGAGAGGGTTTAGGTAATCAGTTTTTGGGGCATATCCGTCAGGTGGATGCCATTGCCCATGTTGTCCGCTGCTTTGAGGACGAGAATATTGTTCATGTCAGCGGGCGGATTGATCCGTTAGGTGATGTGGATATTATCAACACCGAGCTGATTTTGGCCGATCTTGATACCGTTGATAAACGCTTGAAAAAAACCCAGTCCATGGCCAAGTCCGGCGACAAGATCGCCAAGGAACAGTTGGTGA of Desulfobulbaceae bacterium contains these proteins:
- the ychF gene encoding redox-regulated ATPase YchF; the protein is MGFRCGIVGLPNVGKSTIFNALTAAGIEAANYPFCTIEPNVGMVSVPDPRLDKLAALAKTKRTVYAQMEFVDIAGLVSGASKGEGLGNQFLGHIRQVDAIAHVVRCFEDENIVHVSGRIDPLGDVDIINTELILADLDTVDKRLKKTQSMAKSGDKIAKEQLVILEQLQKLLDSGMPARTLVVAAGYEDAALRLQR